A genome region from Triticum aestivum cultivar Chinese Spring chromosome 2B, IWGSC CS RefSeq v2.1, whole genome shotgun sequence includes the following:
- the LOC123043111 gene encoding CBS domain-containing protein CBSX1, chloroplastic has translation MASTPSAAVHRAARTLSPSAPRRGPAKSAAFVSVPGGRPRGRRPVLAAALGDMDMRPAIDENPEGVLSGEWPGNFSLASYDDLRQYLESQIVSTDKMSPTAKLGEVMSRPVEVATPDQKLAEIDALFATQSGLPVVDGEGRCIGVVSKKDKARASNGLDSTIGEVMSSPAVTLTLEKTVLEAAALMLKHKVHRIPVVNEQQQVIGIVTRTDVFQALEASKA, from the exons ATGGCGTCCACGCcctccgccgccgtccaccgcgCCGCGAGGACCTTGtccccctccgcgccgcgccgcgggcCGGCGAAATCTGCCGCCTTTGTCAGCGTTCCGGGGGGACGGCCCCGGGGGCGGCGGCCggtgctggcggcggcgctggGCGACATGGACATGCGCCCGGCCATCGACGAGAACCCCGAGGGCGTGCTCTCCGGCGAGTGGCCCGGCAACTTCTCCCTCGCCAGCTACGACGACCTCCGCCAGTACCTCGAGTCCCAGATCGTGTCCACCGACAAG ATGAGCCCCACGGCAAAGCTCGGGGAGGTGATGTCGCGCCCGGTGGAGGTGGCCACGCCGGACCAGAAGCTGGCCGAGATCGACGCCCTCTTCGCCACCCAGTCCGGCCTGCCCGTCGTCGACGGCGAGGGCAGGTGCATCGGGGTCGTCTCCAAGAAGGACAAGGCCAGGGCATCCAATGGG TTGGACTCAACTATTGGAGAAGTCATGTCCTCACCTGCTGTAACTCTGACTCTGGAGAAGACCGTCTTGG AAGCTGCTGCATTGATGCTCAAGCATAAAGTTCACAGGATACCAGTTGTGAATGAACAGCAGCAAGTGATCG GGATCGTCACGCGGACGGACGTGTTCCAGGCTTTGGAGGCCAGCAAGGCATAA